DNA from Rhipicephalus microplus isolate Deutch F79 chromosome 5, USDA_Rmic, whole genome shotgun sequence:
CGTCGTTCAACCTCTCATGGTTGAACGACAGCATGAAAGAAAGATGTAATAGTGCCTCATTCGATTATTTCAATTACTAATGGCTGCGCCTTTTTGTGGGCACTTAATTATTCATCTGCACCGATTATCCTTCCTCGAGAAACGAAGCTCGCACTGTTCCTTGGGTTCATGAAAAATTTTATTGTCGCCATCAACGACGAGAAAAGTGAGAAACCCGTGGGCACCTATAAATGGAGTACCTTCCACGAGCcccactttttgagcatagtaaGCAAGACCCTACGGTCACATGAACAACAATTGGTCCAACTATTACAACAACATGGGTCAGTGTTTGACTTCGGCGAAAAGAGTAAGCGACTGTCTGTACCATGCTCTCGACCACAACATACCATTGACACTGGCCTTGCCCATCCGGTTCAGCAAAAGCCTTACAGGGTGTCGTCATCCAAGCAGAAAGTTATAGCTGAACAAGTTCAGGACATGTTTCAGAAGGGCGTCATTGAAGAGTCGTGCAGCCCGTGGGTAGCACCTGTGATTTTGGTTCGCAAGAAAGACGGTTCCTGGAGGTTTTGCGTTGATTATAGACGATTGAATGCCTTGACTAAAAAGGATGTATACCCGCTGCCTCAAATCGACGACGTAATTGACTGTCTAAATTCTGCTTCATACTTTTCTTCACTTGATCTACgatcagggtattggcagatcccgatgcatccTGCTGACagggagaaaacggcatttgtaacaccggatggactatatcagttcaatgtgatgccatttgggctatgcaatgcccccgcaacTTTTGAAAGAATTATGGACTCGATTCTTCGCGGACTGAAATGGGAGATTTGTTTGTGCTATCTGGACGGCGTTTTAATTTTTGGCTGCACATTTGAAGAACATAACGTTCATTTGAGCCTCGTTCTGGCCTGTGTGGGAAAGGCTGGCTTGGTCCTGAACTCCAAGAAGTGTTGGTTTGGTGAACGGCAGACCTTGATCCTTGGCCTTTTGGTAGACAAAAATGGGGCCAGGCCTGACCCCCGGAAAATTGAAGCGGTCAGCGCCTTTAAGCCACCCACGTCTGTAAAAGAACTTCACAGCTTTCTCGGGTTATGTTCTTATTTTCGACGCTTTGTGCCTACATTTGCAGACATCAGGTACCCATTGATCAGCCTCTTGCAAAAAGACAGTGGATTCGAATGGACATCTGAATGTGACGCTGCATTCTGTCAACTCAAATTTCTGCTGACATCAGAGCCAATTCTTCGTCATTTTGACCcatctgctcctacagaagtacACAGCGACGCAAGCGGTATTGGCATCGGAGGCGTTCTTTTTCAGCGTGATAATGACAGAGAGCATGTCGTTGCCTATACAAGTCGTTCCCTCAGCAAGGCTGAAAaaaattacactgtgaccgaacaagaatgcttggcagccGTATTTGCTATTCAAAAGTTTCGTTGTTACTTGTATGGGCTGTTACGATTGTAACAGACCATCATTCCCTATGCTGGCTTGTTACTCTGCGAGACCCTTCTGGATGCCTTCCACGCTAGGCTCTACGACTTCAGGAGTTTGACTTGAACATTGCATACAAAAGTGGATGGCGTCATACCGACGCCGATTGTCTTTCTCGCCTTCCATTGTCTACGACTGACGACAATACAGACACGTTTGACATCTGCTTTGCAACTGTTTCACGCGCATTTCCTGATGTTACTACGTTCTAGCGGGAACAGCTCAATTACTTGCTTTAGACTCTTTATTCACCACTGTCAGAAGCCCCAAGGGTAGTGGTGGCTTTTGTCTTCGCGATGGACTGTTGTACAATGTCAATTTCTCGGCAAATGGTGCGCACTATTTGCTAGTGGTTCCCCAAAGCCTGCGGTACGACGTCCTCCATTTCATGCATGATGACCCGACGTCTGGCCATCTTGGATTCATCCGCACTTTGCACCGAACTCAAGAGCGcttctactggcctaaaatgtgaCAATGTACAAAGCAATACGTCTCCAGTTGCGACAAATGCCAGCGCCACAAACGTCCTTCTAGCAGTTCGCATGGCCTCCTTCACCCTATAACGCTGCCCAcaacacctttcgaacaagttggTATCGACCTGCTAGGACCGTTTCCGCGGTCTTGCaacaaccgctggatcatagtctgCATCGATCACCTTACCAGATATGCGGAAActgctgcgataccatcttccacaGCGGATTCTGTCGCCTCTTTCCTGTTACGATccatcgttcttcgccatggtccacctcgtgtcatcatcagtgatcgcggtcgccagttCGTCGCCGACACTGTAGAGGAATTGCTTCGTCTCTGCACTTCGCAGTTTTGCCATTcaacgccatatcatccccagGTGAATGGCCTTGtggagcgcacaaaccgaacacTTACTAATATGCTGGCTATGTATGTATCCTCAAATCACAGGAACTGGGATGACATTTTGCCATTCATCACCTATGCTtataatacagcgaagcacgaaacCACGGACTTCACTCCGTTCTACCTACTCTACGCTCGACAATCACGCAGCTACCTGGATACAATACTTTCATTCGAGCTCCATACAGACAATTCAGTTGCTCAAACACTGTGCcgagctgaagaagcccgccaaattgcccGTCATCGCACGCCAGCATcgcaagatcgctccaagcagaGGTATGATCAACGCCACGACACTGTTTCATTCGAAAAAGGAGACCTCGTGTGGTTGTGAACCCCTCAGCGGAAACGTGGCTTATGTCAGAAATTTTTAGCACACTATATCGGTCTATTCATTATCGTAAATCTCCTAAGTGACTTGACCTACGTGATGGCACGCTTGACGTCAGCTGGTTGTCGGTCTAGCCAAACACAGTTGGCGCATGTAGCTCGTCTCAAGCAGTTCCATCCGCCACTATGCCCATGATTCGcttcgcccagcgggcttcgtctgtgaaccgggaATGATACGGTATGAGCGGGCGATGCTTTGTGGACAAAGGTACAGGAAGAGGAAGTGACTTGGTTCGGCCTATGTTCGTCATCTTAGCCGATCGTCGCCTGACTTCccctgtaaataaacatagttaaacCCAATCTAACTGTAACAATATGTACAACGCCCTCTGGGGGCCAGAAAACCGGTTTCGAAACCGTAACCGTAACCGTGACACCATATCATCCCCCCCTTCAAATGAAGATGATGTGGAGTCCTTCACGCAACCAATGGACCCTGAAGGAACAGAAGGAGAAGGAACAACAACATCAAATCATCTTCTCCTTTAATAGAAAGCATGGGTGGTTAACACGTAACACAAGCACACACTGCACGTAGCACAATGAAGAATACGAATGTACAGCAAGCACACTATTAAACTAAGCAAGCCACATGAAAACAAAGTACAGTGCAAAATATATCGCCCATCATCCCCTCCTCCAAAAAAGGATGTCTGCATAGTCACTGCAATTTTCAAGTGTAGGGTGTGGGGTCTTGAATTGGCGAGCGAGCACCgcgccatgctcttggagtgaacggacacagcagacgcggtcggtacaaaccaaacaacatacatttatttaactaatttacaacGATGATATCGTCCACTGAATCGTTACATCAATCGTAATTATTACGCTAGGACACTCATTACACAATAACACGATAAACACACAACAGgacaaacacactaacacacccaaagcgacgtcgccaacgcttgactcaccacgtgggcccaccGCAGGTGGCCCACGGTGCCGTCCACAGCAGACCCGCCGCAAgcgacaaccgttcgcggcagccgccacgcgcagaagaggctggctcaactctcgcccaccaccaaggctcGCTTCCGTCAGGGGTCACTGCTGGTGCTACCACTCTatcaacagtggtactcaacacgaacacaacgccatctgtCGCCCGGCGGTTTCACCCGAAATgcagccttggggcgagacacgtgcgccacacggcTCAGACAACTTTACAAGGGGAGTGTCAGCACCctcacattcccccaaccttaaatcaaaccatatcccgacaACAAAAtatagctacacaagctttaccaaaaaaaatgacatcgcatgaccataatgtccttgcaccatgacactgccgctggtcgacactgctgcactgtccggctcgacttcacctcagtaccagccccgcaacagcaacgttgccgtcagcGCAACGAACCGTTGCTAGCGCCGACATGTCTTCCAGTTGTGACCAGCATTCACAAGGgcaccggactgcaggcagttgcgcaagTTCCAGGCATCTCCATcccccgacctcacgaccgcattcctggccagcgacgctgacgatgcgcagaagacagccggccgtggatgacatccctcccgctgaatacatcaacaaaaaaaaaaactcgaaacaATGGAGCAGGGCTTAGGGAAGGAAGCTTCGCGCTTTTGAGCCACGTGGTATGATGGTCAGTAcagctagctaatacatcggcggcggccgagacgcccatcaaaataaaacaaaaatcactctTCCTAACTCGTGCATCACAAGATAAAAAAactgagggaagcagagcgcaatacctcaacgccacgatcgaCATAGCtgtgccacgtgtgacaggcggctgggcagagccttaggcctaatgagtcgctcggcaacaaccggaaTCCACCCAGCACCCATCCTAGGTGCAGAAGAAGCAGCCgagaggagacgtccactctgtgaggtagCCCTATCGCTccccgcacacagcagcttaccgagcgatcggcatCCACCGCCCCgtgcggtgtcacgacgccccggcgtcgagccgcaatacaagtcagcaatgACACCCGGCTCCCTAAGCCCAAAGAGACAGGAGAacctatttacagaaaatcgggccactcacgaggcttccgtactcacttgCTTCGAGCTTGGCCTGCAAACCatgtgctctaggccttgctcactccaggatgcagaccgcatggctctcgtcctaatgcAACAACGTTTTTAAAAAACTAACAATAAAAAACCCActtgcgagaagaaaaaaaataaaaactcaaccTGCCAACAAATTAAAACACGTCACAAATACCGTTCTCCtagctctcaacaaagcacaccaccaacgctagcaaagaagtccccctaggCCTATTCTACCCGTGTgctaacaaaagcttgtaccgaaccgcaaGAACTGTTGTCCGATACTTCAAGGTCTCCACGTTGGgtagccagtgtggggtctcgacaAGGCGAGCGCCTCGCCacactcttggagtgaacggacacagcagacgcggtcggtacaaaccaaacaacatgcatttatttaactaacttacaacgacgatatcgtctgccgAATCGTTACATCAATCGTAATTAATATAGGACATCATGACACACTAACACGATAAACACACAACAGgacaaacacactaacacacccaaagCGGCATCGCTTGACTCACCATGTGGGCCCACGCAGGCGGCCCGCGGTGCcatccacggcagacccaccgcaagcgacaaccgttcgcggcagctgCCATGTGCAGAAGAGACTcttgcccgccaccaaggctcgcttccgccaggggtcgccgctggcgctaccactctaccaacagtggtactcaacgtgaacacaatgccatctatcgcccggcagTCGTCACCCGAAATACGGCCTGGGGgcaagacacgtgcaccacacagcgcagacaactttacaagggggtgtcagcaccctcacAAAGGCGCTGATGTCTGTAGTGGTGCCATTTCAACGACAGGCACTGTTGCCGCCCACAGCAGTCTAGTGGTACAAAAAAGTTTGCCCATGTGCTGTCCTTCCAGTGTACTTTTGGCACAGTAGGGGCTGGAACAAACATAAAACAAAGCTTTGACGGAACATGGCTCGGCGTCACCGACACAGGTGCTGTGCACAAAACAGGAATGGGAATGAACCGGCGCAGATGCGACCAGCGGAAGCACCTTCGCCACATGCTGAATCGGAACTGACTCTGGAATCTCGACTGTCATGCTCGGCAGGTGCAGTGCATCTCCGGAGGACAGCAAACAAACAGTATTCCAGAAATCATCATCAGTCGGAAGAAGTACAGCCagagtagtagtagcagcaggcAGAATGGGAGTCGCAGGCACAAGCGAAGTATGGACAGATGAGACGGAAGTTGGTAAGGTATGGTCATCAGCAGCGGGCACGACCGGAACAGCGATCCTTGCAGTAGAAGTACCCCCAGTCGAAGCATGTATAGTGCGGGTATGCCCAACTGCAGGCAACACAGCAGGAGCAGGCACATCAAGAGCACGATCAGCTGGGACGCCAATAGGTGCAGCCCCAGTGAGCACACTCTCAGTCTGTGCCGGAATCGTCGTAGCCACTTGTAGGATAGTAACTGTATTGGTCAGCCTCAATGTGCCTTGATGACCGGTCGACTCTGTAGTAGTGCGGCAGACCCGCGCAAAGTGTTCACTATGTCCGCACCACGAACACGTCCGACTCCTGGCAGGGCAAGCAGTGCAGTTGGCCTAATGCCGCGTCAGTCTCCAGTGGTAACAGGCACCCGTACGAGCCGGCGGGGAAGCTGGAGAGGAGGTGTCCACAGCAGCGAAGGTCGAGGAGGTGCACAAAAAAAGAATTTCTGCCGGCGCCATCTTGCACCGAAGCTTGGGGAGGATGGCTGCCATTTGGCCTGGCATCTTGCATCGCTCGGCGAGCTGAACCGCCATCTTGAATTGGACGCGACGACACTGCGTCGACATTTAGTCCCAATAACTGTAGCAATGCCTTCTGTTGGGTCAAGTCCTTGCCCATCTTGAAAAAAGTTCTTTGGAGGTGAGGCGACGCGATGCCAGATACGATCTCGTCGTAAGCGAGAATATCGCTCGCTacgccgaattcacaaagcttggcTACTCGGCCCAATTCCTGAATGAATTCTACCGCTGACTGGTCTGAGCCATGACGCAGGGCTTCGAAGTGAGCGCGCAGACACGCTGCGTCCAGGTGAGGGTCAAATATTTCATTAAGCAGTGCAAGGTCTGCGCCGTACACATTCGGTGTCGTCTCCTTAGTTGGTCGGTAGGCTCCCGGCTGCTGCTCATCTTTGGCGCACGCAGGTAGGTGCTGTGTCCCTCGACGCCTAAGGCTTTCAAGAGCAGCGCCTTCTTGTGCTCCGGCATGGTGTCTGTGGCAGCGGTATCGATGTAAACCTGTAATACAGGACACCACTGCCTCCATGGAATAGGTGATATACCGGGGCCCTGAAGAAACGTAGGCGGACGGATAGCCGCGTTCATGCTTGCCGAAGAGATTGGTGAGAAGACAGTTCAGGGAGACACGCACGTCGCTAGGCCTCATGACCGGACTGGCATGGAAAGTGTAGAAAAGTAGAGTTGGATGCAAGAAATACAGTAGTGGTGGGACAGCTTGTACGAGTGCTAAGTCGACAGCACAAGGAAGAAGGCTGGATGCCCACCTTGACGTCTGATACACGTAAACAGAAAATCCTCATCGCCAAAATGTAGTATCGTGTGGCGGACGCGCCACACGAAGAACACAGGGCGCGGCGCTGAAGCGCCGGTTGACACAAGgtacgcagcagccggtagccaagcaggaactctcTTTAGGTACACAAGCATGCTtttatatacatatgtacaatgcCCCCTGGGGGCCAGAGAACCGGTTCTAAAACCGGAACTGGAACCGCAACACCACACTTGTTTTGGATGACAGTTAGTTATGATTTTCTTGTATGGCCAATTATTGCGTACATATTTGTTTCTTTTAGTAGTTTCAGTTTACTGTTTGCCATTTTGCTTGATGCGATAAAGTGGGGTTGTTTTCCCACACGCATGTCTCTCCCGCGTCTCTCTCTCAAATCCATCCTTCGCAAGCGCTCCCGAGATAAACATCATGACATGGCTGcctttctgatggaggcgaaaatgctgtaggcccgtgtgctcaaatatagttccacgttaaaaaccccaggtggtagaaatttccggagccctctacaacagtgtctctcataatcatatggtggtttcgggacgtttaactccacatatcaatcaatcagatatgCAGTGCTATCGCTGGGCTAATGAAAATGTGCTGCTGTTACTTTACCCAGTCAAATATGCTTTGCAAGTGAGCTAAGGAGCTGTGCTTTAAACCTAACTCTGTTGgaaaaaaattggggggggggggacattgtAGCATTTCGAAAATTTTTTGTCCTTATTCTAACTCGTACAAAATGTCGCTATCGGCTACCTTTGTTGCAGTACAACGGTGGCCTGCAGAAAAGCatatttggaaggggctgttagcatcAGTCATGTGACACAGTACAGTTTGTTCAATTACTCGTGCGTGCATATGCAGCATAGTTCTAGTATGATTGCTGACATTTAAAAAAGTTACTAACAATCATTTGGAGTGCTGTATAACATTTGTGCAGCcctaaaaaaatgaaagaaaactgtgtgccagttttttctttttttttttcctccacgcCTAAGGTCGCCAGCTTGGCTGATCCACATTTGAATCATCAGTCTATCCAAGGATTAGACCGGCAtggcaaatgctaatgtggactttTTCATTGTTTGCTGAGTGTGGTGGTCCAATATActtcttttattgaaatagcagtgctcatattcaTTCTGCATGATTTAGGGGATGGTAAATAGtttgtacatattttttttttctaaatgtaagccttatTTTTGATACTGCTTCAGATTTGGTCTTTCATAATAAAGTAACAAATCGTGTTAGAATCCATACTGATGTGTAAGATTTTCTTGTGCAGGAAAGAGGCGTGTATTGATAAGCATGCTGGATGTGCCAAGGCAGCGAGCACGCCTGTTTCACCATTTGAGGAAAAACCCCTCAGCAACTTCTACAGAGAAAGGACAAAGAAGAAGCTTTCCTTGGAGGTAAGCACGCCCATAGCCACTTGTTCAAGCTAGGGAATTACCAACAGAGGTCTGTGCAGTACAGTTTTCAGGGCCACAGAAATTCGCTTCAAATAAAGCCACATCTGTTCACACGAACAAGATGCAAATTTTAAGTGGTCACACTAGACCTAACATTAATATTATATCACACATATATCACAAAAATGTTCAAAATGTATGTTAAAATTTTTTGAATGTGCAACACGGAATTGAATAGTAAGTACCTAACAAACCAGTGCAGGATCATTTAAATCGTAATTCAGGCCATGGTGCTGCAATGCTCcagtttaccgtatttactctattctaccgcgccctcgattgtaacgcgcacccgatttccaccgtgaaaaaaaaaaaaaacgtaagacatcgattgcaacgcgcacccatttttctcgctggcccgcacgatcacaccactcaaaaaaacgactcctttcgggaacgtcttccatttaaatatgaggtatgggCAGGCAaggcttgtgcccatctgacgtgtaacagagcattgccgtcactgtagttttaccatgGACCGATGttagcacgcgaacttgcttcacccccttcttctcgacggttgtggtgccaggcatgtcgaagtaaagaggcttctgatcggcattcctgatttgcccaagcaggtagccgttgttgcgccgcaagtttaggacgaacctctgaaaactgtgaagcttttcatcgtactcctccgcaaaacttttcgcatatgcatcttccccttcggagggaaaagcctttcctcttcataaagttagttagccagcacctgctcactttaaactggctccgcattagacctttttctaagactaattgcatagcccgcacttggagcagttctgtcgtcacgggccgctgtgccgcttgctgctcaagcacatactcgccgagcagctctttaatttgcggaaaccgaccctgctgtggtccactgaagcctttgcgtgaagctttgctgtcgacaatcttctgcttttgtttccgccggtcccgcacgcacatttcgggaactccgaacgaccgcgatgcggcccgatttccgtccgtttctgcacacgcgatgacttttcttttaaaagcggcattgtggtgcacttgagtttttggagtcggcccttccacgccgttgATGCTagtgcactactagatgacgaactcctcagcacacgtacgaagtgccgcacatgggaaacacataggcagaaatggacgacgcgtcatgccgacgcacgtagggggcggccattttggatttgccgatggcaatagattgaccgtaatttttttgttcgtactcgattctaacgcgcatgcgatttatgaactcgcttaaccggaaaaaaggtgcgcgttagattcgagtaattacggtactgtGCCAAAATACCTTAAAGATGTTtgttcctgttcatcatgtctgTAGATGCCTTGTGACCCGTAATTTCAGGAAAAGTATGGAAGAGACCCTGTATATGAGGTCAATTCAGTGGTATTTGCATGATATGGGATTGCATATACAACTCACGTGTAAACTCTATACACTAAAGTTTCAAAGAAAACCACCTTCATGGTGTCAGAAGTTCCATCGATAGTCATGTAAAGCCATGTAAGTTGATGATTAAAATAAGAAGTCTTACTTATCTTTGTCACAACGTTGCATTGCTTAAAGTTTTCTTCATCTATTACAAAAAGTGTCCGAACAAATATTTAGTATTTTTATGGGTCGGCAAAAAAAGTTGAGCTGCTCAGgctcactcaagaaatacgtAGTATAGAGAAACTCAGTTAAAAGAACTCTTGCTTATGCCGAAGAACATGGGAATGTTTGAACCACCTTTCAGGAGGGGTATAAAACATTCGTGAGaggctaccccgcacctccaccaattctCACGTCAATCCAGGGGTGTAGAGAAGGTTTATGaagtctgagcaacagggctttTACCAAGCAAGCCGCTTAGGCTTGCTCGCCAGAGCGTGGTCACGTTGGCACTTCTTTATTTATTAGTCTGAGCCTTCGCCTCGGCATACCATTCACTACTTCAAGCAGGTGGCAATATCATAATTAGTGAGTCTCTACACATCTCTGATCTACTGTTGCATAGCCTTCGTAGGACTCCTAGCACCCATACTCTTTTCTTGgctatgtattcaatgtgagtATTCCACAGGAGGTTGTTATCGTAAATTGCTCCCAAATATTTTATCCTTTCCACTTGTGGTATATTCTGCAGGTTGCAAATTAGTCTGATAGTAACTGGGTTATCCAACGGGAAAACTATAATTGgacttttttttaacattgaGACATAAATGAATAGCCGTTAATCAACTTTCACTGGCACACAAATACGATTGTAAGCGAGTATACAATGACTGTATATCAGTATCTGAAGCAAAAAAGGCTAcgtcatctgcatatacatatgtGTATACTCCATCATGGCTGGAAATTTCACTTTGTAATGTATTAAAAAGAAGAGGCGAAGTAACTGCTCGCTGAGGAACTCCTCATGAAAGTGAATGCCTATTTGGGGAATGACCTTTTAGTGAGCAATAGAATATCTTTCCATTTAAAAACTCACTAAACCACATAGGTAGTTAGAAATGTCATGATGTTTAATTGATTCAATAATATTTT
Protein-coding regions in this window:
- the LOC142817155 gene encoding uncharacterized protein LOC142817155, translated to MRPSDVRVSLNCLLTNLFGKHERGYPSAYVSSGPRYITYSMEAVVSCITGLHRYRCHRHHAGAQEGAALESLRRRGTQHLPACAKDEQQPGAYRPTKETTPNVYGADLALLNEIFDPHLDAACLRAHFEALRHGSDQSAVEFIQELGRVAKLCEFGVASDILAYDEIVSGIASPHLQRTFFKMGKDLTQQKALLQLLGLNVDAVSSRPIQDGGSARRAMQDARPNGSHPPQASVQDGAGRNSFFVHLLDLRCCGHLLSSFPAGSYGCLLPLETDAALGQLHCLPCQESDVFVVRT